The following proteins come from a genomic window of Macrobrachium nipponense isolate FS-2020 chromosome 18, ASM1510439v2, whole genome shotgun sequence:
- the LOC135196646 gene encoding LOW QUALITY PROTEIN: E3 ubiquitin-protein ligase RNF113A-like (The sequence of the model RefSeq protein was modified relative to this genomic sequence to represent the inferred CDS: inserted 1 base in 1 codon) — translation MIPLFRSCLDSVATPHSNSATVKQYFLAFLGQHINLSGRTGEREGPADMSATSTIQSETEKDRQADDKIYRGINHYTEFSEKKDTALSNAAKGGVRKGLIRAPDHLRTTVRCDYQPDLCKDYKETGFCGFGDSCKFLHDRIDYKLGWQLDMESSKERRVAGDSDSDENWEIPSDDDXLPFKCFICRESFVDRVVTKCQRYFCEKCALEQFKKTKRCYVCAENTGVLLNPTQELIVKLKMGENDD, via the exons ATGATCCCTTTATTTAGGTCTTGCCTTGACAGTGTTGCCACGCCACACAGTAACAGTGCAACAGTGAAGCAG TATTTTCTTGCATTCTTAGGTCAGCATATAAATCTATCAGGTCGGACAGGTGAGAGAGAAGGTCCAGCTGACATGAGTGCTACATCCACCATTCAGTCTGAAACGGAAAAAGACC GTCAAGCAGATGATAAGATATACAGAGGCATAAATCACTACACTGAGTTCTCTGAGAAGAAGGATACAGCACTAAGTAACGCTGCCAAAGGAGGAGTGCGGAAAGGACTCATTCGAGCACCTGATCACTTGCGAACAACCGTGAGATGTGATTACCAACCTGATCTTTGCAAAGATTATAAAGAAACTGGATTTTGTGGTTTTGGAG ACAGCTGCAAGTTCCTTCATGACCGCATTGACTACAAGTTGGGATGGCAGCTGGATATGGAGTCTTCCAAAGAAAGAAGGGTCGCAGGTGACAGCGATTCAGACGAGAACTGGGAAATACCAAGTGATGACG ATTTACCTTTCAAGTGTTTCATATGCCGAGAATCCTTTGTTGATCGTGTGGTAACAAAGTGTCAACGCTACTTTTGTGAAAAATGCGCTCTTGAACAATTTAAGAAGACCAAACGTTGTTATGTTTGCGCAGAAAATACTGGGGTATTACTTAATCCAACCCAAGAACTCATTGTAAAGTTGAAAATGGGTGAGAATGATGACTGA